In the genome of Candidatus Electrothrix rattekaaiensis, the window TCACCCCGAAGCAAGACCGACCACCACGAAATAACTACACATTCACTTGCACCGGTAGACGGCATGGGTTTACGGCAGTCGGATCACAGTTCTTGCATGACTAACCTCTTTTATACTGCTTGCAATTCATTTTCTTGAATATCAACTACTTTTTTTTTCAAGAGTGCTTCAAAACCCCTTGTTATCGTTATTTATAGTGAAAAATCCTTGAATATTTATTACATAAAAATAATTAAGATAATAGCGCGTTAATCATGAGCACAGCGCCCTTTCCTTTCTTCACGGCCTCAATTTCAGCGGCCCGGTGCCCGGATGATCCGCTGAAAAGCTGCTCGACAGATGTGCATAAAGCGGGTAATTTCTTAACCGTAACTTTTAGATACTGCTCTGCAAAATTGTTTAGTTGGTCACCTTAACAATAAAACGTTTAAAAAATATATAAAATTTTATATAATCAAATTGTGGCGGATAAAAAATTAGAGTTTCTCGGATCATCCCTGAAAGACCTGAAAGCGTTTCCTGTTGCTGCTCGACAGGATGCGGGATACCAGCTCGGCAAGGTGCAGAAAGGAGAGGAACCGGATGATTGGAAACCGTTTTCCACAGTCGGTGCCGGTGTAAAAGAAATACGAATCCGGGAAGATAAAAATATATTCCGCATTATGTATGTCGCCAAATTCAAGGATACAGTTTATGTCCTTCACGCATTTCAGAAGAAGACGCAGAAAACAAGCAAGAAAGACATAGAAACAGCCAAGAACAGGTATAATGACATTGCCGGGAGGAAATAATCATGAGTGAAAAATTTAGCAGCGTGTGGGATGCTTTGTTTGACGACCCCGGAGAAAAGGCTGTGCTGGAGATCAAAAGTGGGCTGATGGATGAAATCCGTCAATATCTGAAACATGAGCGTCTCACTCAGGAAAAGGCTGCTGAAATCTTGGGAATCAGTCAGCCGCGTATCAGTGATATTTCGACCGGAAAAATCAGCAGATTTACCATTGACGCATTGGTCGGCATTCTGGCAAAAGCAGGTATTGATATTGAGATGCGCTCGAAAAATCATAATAATATGATCAAAGTACCGCCGCAGGAGTGGAGCCGGTCACATCTCAAGATGATTCGAAAAACGGACGACAGCAGGAAAAAGCAGGTTGGAGACTGGAGCGTGGATATGTCCGGTACTCTAATAAAAATGAATCAAGAAAATATTTTGAGTTCTGATGTCTGCGACGAATACGCCCTTGAGGCTTAATAATTATTTTTTCCCGGTGGTTCAGGTCGTTGCCAATCCGAAATACAGGAATGCCGAAGAACAGCCGGAACCTCGTTTCAGGATTACTCCATCAATTGCCAAGAACGACGAAAACGGCCTGTATCAAGTTTCTGTTGATATTCATCTGCTTCAGGAGGATGAAAAAGTTCCTGTTCCATATTCGATTCATCTTGTTGCCTTCGGCTTTTTTGAAGTGCATCCCGAATGGCCTGAACCGGAAAAACTGCTGTTCATTAACGGCTCGACAATTCTTTACGCTGCGGCCAGAGAATACCTTATCACCGTAAGTTCACGTGGCCCGTGGGGGGCTGCAACTCTGCCTATGGTATCGTTTCTGAACATGTATCAGGAGACAGTAAAAGAACATGGCCCAACCGCTGACACGCAAAAAAAGCAGGGCGAAGAATAACCGACTATGCCGCCTTTTTCAGAACCTGTTTGGTTTCCGGGTCTTTTTCAAGGGGAAGATGCTTCAGAATAAAAGATGCCATGTTGTCTGCCGATTGCTGTCATGTATAGAAAAAGCGATTTTCTATACATTA includes:
- a CDS encoding type II toxin-antitoxin system RelE/ParE family toxin yields the protein MADKKLEFLGSSLKDLKAFPVAARQDAGYQLGKVQKGEEPDDWKPFSTVGAGVKEIRIREDKNIFRIMYVAKFKDTVYVLHAFQKKTQKTSKKDIETAKNRYNDIAGRK
- a CDS encoding XRE family transcriptional regulator codes for the protein MSEKFSSVWDALFDDPGEKAVLEIKSGLMDEIRQYLKHERLTQEKAAEILGISQPRISDISTGKISRFTIDALVGILAKAGIDIEMRSKNHNNMIKVPPQEWSRSHLKMIRKTDDSRKKQVGDWSVDMSGTLIKMNQENILSSDVCDEYALEA
- a CDS encoding protein-export chaperone SecB; the encoded protein is MSATNTPLRLNNYFFPVVQVVANPKYRNAEEQPEPRFRITPSIAKNDENGLYQVSVDIHLLQEDEKVPVPYSIHLVAFGFFEVHPEWPEPEKLLFINGSTILYAAAREYLITVSSRGPWGAATLPMVSFLNMYQETVKEHGPTADTQKKQGEE